The DNA region CAAGAGATGGCTAGCATGGTTGGACTTACAAGGGAAACATTTACAAGGGCACTCTCTAAGCTGAAGGATTACGGAGCCATTGAATTTGAGAGGGATAAGATAAGAATAATCAATATAGAAAAATTAAAGGAATTTATAGAATAATTTAGATATTGACATGAGCATAAATACATGTTAGAATTATCTTCGTGTTTAAGGAGAGCCACTAGCTCAGTCGGCAGAGCACAAGACTTTTAATCTTGGTGTCCGGGGTTCGATTCCCCGGTGGCTCACCAATTATTTGCGGGCATGGCGGAATTGGCAGACGCACTAGACTTAGGATCTAGCGCCACGTGCGTGGGGGTTCAAGTCCCTCTGCCCGCACCATTAAGTGACATTCACTTGATTTCTTGAGTTCTTGAATTGTTTAGCAATTTGGACAAAACCCTGTGATAGGAGTTTTTACTTCTTTCACAGGGTTTTTTAGTTTGTGCGATATGGATTGAAGTGAATATAGGCAGCAATAACCATTTTGTGTTATTATATTAAACGATGAGCAGAGAAAAAGGTTGTATATTGTTGCTATTAAACTGGAAAAAAATACGTGATTTCAAGGATAATATAACAGTAACTTCTCAAGAAGATAGAGAAGATTAAATAGATTATAATACTAAATAGAGTGTAATTATCAAAAAATATATTTGTAGTTTTCAGTTGTGATTTTATAGAAAAAGTGGGAGAATTAATATATGTAAATTTCAAGCATCTTTACGGGAGAGGGTATTATGGATAGAAAATTTTTAAAATGGGTTTTAGTCTTTATTTGGGCAGCAATAATATTTATTTTTTCCAGCCAAAATGGCGAAATGTCCAGTGAAAATAACAAATTCATTTTACATATCCTAAAAACAATGGGTTTAGATATAAATCTGATTCTTGATGGCCATGCGGATTTTATTATAAGAAAGGCAGCACATTTTACTGAATATTTTATTTTGTATTCACTGCTATTTAAGGCATTTTCAGAAGATTTTTCCTTTAAAAATAGTTTGATTTTTTCAATTATATTTACATTTTTATATTCGTCTTCTGACGAGTTCCACCAAAGTTTTGTTCCAGGAAGAGCTCCATCTTTTAAAGATGTATTGATAGATACAGCAGGAGGAGTGATGGCATTGCTACTTATATATGCAAGAAGAATACTACGTAAAACTCGCATATCTGCTTGAAATTTGATGATTTGAAGGACTTGTATTAGTGATGCCGAGAACTTAGTGATTAATGTCTTTAAGTTATTCTCATGGCTAAAATATAATCTTAGAAAGGTAATTTTTGAGGAAAGAGACAATAATTATTTTGCTCTAGGTCTATAGTTTAATAGTATAATTATAATTTCAACAAAATTTCAATTATTACTAAACATAGTGGAGATGTCTTTTTTTCTTTGGCATTGTCTTTATCTTGATTGGTATGATTTGTTTTAAATTATGGAATTTTTAGAATAAGAGATTTAAGAACGTCAATAATATTTTTTAGACAAAAATGTGGTGAGGGAAGTATTTCATAATCACTTTTAATTCTATGTTGCTACTTGTCCTAATTGACAGACAACTCAAGAAGTCAAGAAATCAAGTGAATGTCACTAATACACACTGCCTTGTGTATCGGTAATAGAAATAGCGAGAAATATAAAGAATGTTGAAGAATAGTCAAGCTAATTTAAAATAATAAGTGAACATACTAAAGTGTGATAT from Caloramator mitchellensis includes:
- a CDS encoding VanZ family protein — encoded protein: MDRKFLKWVLVFIWAAIIFIFSSQNGEMSSENNKFILHILKTMGLDINLILDGHADFIIRKAAHFTEYFILYSLLFKAFSEDFSFKNSLIFSIIFTFLYSSSDEFHQSFVPGRAPSFKDVLIDTAGGVMALLLIYARRILRKTRISA